Proteins from a genomic interval of Colletotrichum higginsianum IMI 349063 chromosome 6, whole genome shotgun sequence:
- a CDS encoding TOXD protein produces the protein MKALVSNRSIAARLFNHSTGKSGFKGAHVIDVPRPKITGQEILVKVKAVALNPSDYKHIDVISPKNCILGCDYAGEVVEVGPSAKTSWKVGDRVAGVVHGGLYRDRGAFAEYLKTEADLAWKIPSGVSDEEATTYGVSAVTAVLALNVHLDIPWPNETNQSQEPKRTILIYGGSTSVGLFAIQLAKRAGYTVVTTASPHSYDLVKRYGADKVFNYRSERWVKEVSSAYPDITLALDCISEKGSGPSTAQVLKAKGGKIVTLLDQGESNVPGVKYDMIMLYTVFGKEFAWLPPVGPKFPVDVEHRAALVRFYASLPQLTDVVKPPPIEVFDGGIDVLLEKVDLLRQGKVSGTKLVVRF, from the coding sequence ATGAAAGCTTTGGTTTCGAATCGGAGCATCGCCGCCCGGCTTTTCAACCACAGCACTGGAAAATCAGGCTTCAAAGGCGCTCACGTCATCGATGTCCCCAGGCCCAAGATCACAGGACAGGAGATCCTCGTCAAAgtcaaggccgtcgccctAAACCCCAGCGACTACAAGCACATCGACGTGATCTCCCCCAAGAATTGCATCCTCGGGTGCGACTACGCCggggaggtcgtcgaggtcgggcCGTCGGCGAAAACGTCTTGGAAGGTCGGTGACCgggtcgccggcgtcgtccacGGCGGGCTCTACCGCGATCGCGGCGCGTTTGCCGAGTACCTCAAGACGGAGGCCGATCTGGCCTGGAAGATCCCTTCAGGTGtcagcgacgaggaggcaACAACCTATGGTGTTTCGGCTGTGACGGCCGTATTGGCGCTGAACGTTCATCTCGATATCCCTTGGCCCAACGAGACAAACCAGAGCCAAGAACCGAAGCGGACGATCCTCATCTACGGGGGTTCTACGAGCGTTGGGCTTTTTGCAATCCAGCTTGCCAAAAGGGCCGGGTATACCGTCGTGACCACGGCATCGCCGCATTCCTACGACCTAGTCAAGCGGTATGGCGCCGACAAGGTCTTCAACTACCGATCGGAGAGATGGGTAAAGGAGGTCTCTTCGGCCTACCCAGACATCACCCTTGCTCTGGACTGCATCTCCGAGAAGGGCTCCGGCCCATCCACCGCCCAAGTGCTCAAGGCAAAAGGCGGGAAGATCGTGACCTTGCTGGATCAAGGAGAGTCAAACGTCCCTGGCGTCAAATACGACATGATCATGCTCTACACCGTGTTTGGGAAAGAGTTTGCCTGGCTGCCGCCAGTGGGACCCAAGTTTCCAGTCGATGTGGAACACCGAGCGGCCCTTGTGCGGTTTTATGCCAGTCTGCCGCAGCTCACCGATGTCGTTAAGCCACCCCCTATTGAAGTGTTCGATGGTGGAATCGACGTCCTGCTCGAGAAAGTGGACCTTCTACGCCAAGGGAAAGTGTCTGGAACTAAATTGGTAGTCAGGTTTTGA
- a CDS encoding FAD dependent oxidoreductase — MDPSQRVVIIGAGIVGTNIADELVARGWTNITVVEQGPLTMPGGSTSHAPGLVFQTTGSKTLSSFAKYTVQKLLSIGCFNQVGGLEVAETPERLEELKRKHGYASSWGIEARLLTADECKSIYPLLSTDVVLGGLHIPSDGLALAANAVQLLIQRTREAGVRYLEHTLVTGIEQSDGRVTGVATRNGVIPADLVLSCAGFWGVEVGAMVDLPIPLLPVGHQYAKTKPVPAQKGKKLAANGAQLPILRHQDRDLYYREHGEQYGIGYYGHRPLPVVAATLGETPKQVDEHNMPSRLDFTPDDFAPAWELTKRLLPALAESEIEHGFNGIMSFTPDGGPLVGRAPNLEGFFVAEAVWVTHSAGVARAVAQLLTTGKSEVDLSECDISRFEQVQLAPEYVKEVSTQNFVEVYDILHPLQPRESPRNLRVSPFHARQKALGAYFLEAGGWERPQWYEANENLLGLLPDKWKPRERDAWSARYYSPIAAAEAWKTRTAVAMYDLTPIRRLEISGPGSVDLLQRLTTSDMAKEPGAVSFTLLLDEQGGVLSDIFVARLRRDLFQLAVNGPVDLAYLSREARLQTRASPAKFVQVRETTGGTSGIGLWGPRAAEVVAGISSDNLRDMPHSRVKSAIIAGIPVTVISLSFVGEPGWEIYSSAENGPRLWDTLWQAGQPQGIIAAGRSAFSALRLEAGFRTYGVDVTTEHNPFEAGLGFAIDTEKRGYVGYDAITRLSKETPSRQLRCLAVDGGRSVVLGKEPVFLDGKAVGYVTNAAFGYTIGKPIAYTYLPSTVKEGSGVEIEYFGRRIKATVTAEPLRKAPEGVSAASSSTTTTKRVPIRSRL; from the coding sequence ATGGATCCCTCCCAGcgcgtcgtcatcatcggggccggcatcgtcggcaccaacatcgccgacgagctggtTGCCCGGGGATGGACCAACATCACCGTCGTCGAACAGGGGCCGCTGACCATGCCGGGCGGCTCGACGTCCCACGCGCCCGGCCTCGTGTTCCAGACGACCGGCTCCAAGACGCTCAGCTCCTTTGCCAAGTACACCGTCCAGAAGCTCCTGTCCATTGGATGCTTCAACcaggtcggcggcctcgaggtggCGGAGACGCCCGAGAggctcgaggagctcaagcGCAAGCACGGATACGCCTCCTCCTGGGGCATCGAGGCCCGTCTcctcaccgccgacgagTGCAAGAGCATCTACCCTCTGCTGAGcaccgacgtcgtcctcggcggcctgcaCATCCCGTCCGACGGTCTGGCGCtggccgccaacgccgtccaGTTGCTCATCCAACGCAcccgcgaggccggcgtccggTATCTCGAGCACACCCTGGTCACCGGCATCGAGCAGAGCGACGGACGCGTCACGGGGGTGGCGACAAGAAACGGCGTCATACCCGCCGATCTAGTCCTCTCCTGTGCCGGCTTCtggggcgtcgaggtcggcgccaTGGTCGacctccccatccccctcctccccgtcgGACACCAGTACGCAAAGACGAAGCCCGTGCCGGCGcagaaggggaagaagctcGCCGCGAACGGCGCCCAGCTCCCGATCCTCCGGCACCAGGACCGCGATCTCTACTACCGTGAGCACGGCGAACAGTACGGCATCGGCTACTACGGCCACCGCCCCTTGCCGGTGGTCGCCGCCACGCTGGGCGAGACCCCCAAGCAGGTCGACGAGCACAACATGCCGTCCCGCCTCGACTTCACGCCGGACGACTTCGCGCCGGCGTGGGAGCTTACCAAACGGCTCCTCCCCGCCCTCGCAGAGAGCGAGATCGAGCACGGCTTCAACGGCATCATGTCCTTCACCCCGGACGGCGGTCCCCTCGTTGGCCGGGCGCCCAACCTCGAGGGGttcttcgtcgccgaggccgtctgGGTGACGcactcggccggcgtcgcacgcgccgtcgcccagctcctcACCACCGGCAAGTCCGAGGTCGACCTCTCCGAGTGCGACATCTCGCGCTTCGAGCAGGTCCAGCTCGCTCCCGAGTACGTCAAGGAGGTCTCGACACAGAACTTCGTCGAGGTCTACGATATCCTGCATCCTCTCCAGCCGCGCGAGTCCCCTCGCAACCTCCGCGTCAGCCCTTTCCACGCCCGCCAGAAGGCACTCGGCGCCTACTTcctcgaagccggcggcTGGGAGCGTCCGCAGTGGTATGAGGCCAACGAGAACCTTCTTGGCCTGTTGCCCGACAAGTGGAAGCCCAGAGAGCGCGACGCTTGGTCTGCCAGGTACTACTCGCCGATAGCTGCTGCGGAAGCGTGGAAGACGCGGACCGCCGTGGCCATGTACGACCTCACCCCCATTCGCCGTCTGGAAATATCTGGCCCGGGGTCTGTTGACCTGCTTCAACGGCTGACGACGAGTGACATGGCGAAGGAGCCGGGAGCCGTCTCGTTCACGCTTCTCTTGGACGAGCAGGGCGGCGTTCTCAGCGACATCTTTGTCGCCAGACTCCGCCGCGATCTGTTCCAGCTGGCCGTCAACGGGCCTGTCGACCTCGCCTACTTGTCCCGGGAGGCTCGCCTCCAGACGAGAGCATCTCCGGCAAAGTTCGTCCAGGTCCGTGAAACCACCGGCGGGACGAGTGGCATCGGGCTCTGGGGTCCTcgggcggccgaggttgtcGCCGGCATCAGCTCCGACAACCTCAGGGACATGCCTCATTCCCGCGTCAAGtccgccatcatcgccggcatccCCGTAACCGTCATCAGCCTGTCCTTCGTCGGCGAGCCCGGGTGGGAGATCTACTCCAGTGCGGAGAACGGCCCGCGCCTCTGGGATACCCTATGGCAAGCTGGCCAGCCACAGGGAATCATCGCAGCGGGCCGCAGTGCTTTCAGCGCCCTCCGGCTTGAGGCGGGATTCCGGACatacggcgtcgacgtcacCACGGAGCACAACCccttcgaggccggcctcggcttcgccaTTGACACGGAGAAGCGGGGTTACGTCGGTTACGACGCCATCACAAGATTATCAAAAGAGACACCGTCCCGGCAACTGCGctgcctcgccgtcgacggcggccgctcGGTCGTCTTGGGCAAGGAACCTGTTTTCCTCGACGGGAAAGCTGTTGGGTACGTCACAAATGCCGCGTTCGGATACACCATCGGCAAGCCCATCGCGTACACCTACCTGCCCAGCACCGTGAAAGAAGGTTCGGGCGTTGAAATCGAGTATTTTGGGCGGCGGATCAAGGCAACCGTCACTGCAGAGCCACTGCGCAAGGCTCCAGAAGGCGTCTCGgcagcatcgtcgtcgacgacgacgacgaagcgcGTGCCCATCAGGTCACGCCTGTGA
- a CDS encoding WD domain-containing protein: protein MATIVYFFRSRGFRHCLFWWFILYVILISASPTPGNTATKQAKPKKVEVPNFPQDYEGRVKKGQYLRALFPLDEEQATEYNNGVSVASPFNDPEELWHQGWTQLVFRYPYKDKDEGVLPVPPSYGNALDEAFADQGLPVDKTQAAVYYYKHNLRYMKDNIWSRPTQAVYENVMVPASGAIVFDQNFSPTSKIARPKAVGTVPYLDKLSDVAYFQWQHSCRARGVEQSSLKVVFRSKIIHKGTSDIVIKALKDAAYTRIPGFAEKAVFSMDSREGQAILGTVHGSSTAWMLIQHKKQLGLKRISEVAVFSSGTGHEFSRHMLSLATTISLRFTIIDA from the exons ATGGCTACTATTGTTTATTTTTTTAGATCAAGGGGCTTCCGCCATTGTTTATTCTGGTGGTTTATACTCTATGTGATCCTAATCAGCGCCTCACCTACACCCGGCAACACTGCTACCAAGCAAGCTAAACCAAAGAAAGTGGAGGTCCCTAATTTCCCTCAAGACTACGAAGGTCGCGTGAAAAAGGGCCAATATCTTAGAGCCCTTTTCCCTCTAGACGAAGAACAGGCAACTGAGTATAACAATGGGGTTTCAGTTGCAAGCCCGTTCAACGACCCAGAAGAGTTATGGCACCAAGGTTGGACTCAGTTAGTCTTTCGGTACCCCTACAAGGATAAAGATGAAGGTGTATTACCGGTTCCTCCATCCTATGGAAACGCCCTTGACGAGGCCTTTGCGGATCAGGGTCTTCCAGTAGACAAGACGCAAGCTGCAGTATACTACTACAAACACAACTTAAGATACATGAAAGACAACATTTGGTCACGG CCCACCCAAGCAGTATACGAAAATGTAATGGTCCCGGCCTCTGGAGCTATCGTTTTTGATCAAAACTTTAGTCCTACGTCAAAGATCGCGAGGCCAAAAGCTGTTGGGACTGTTCCATACTTAGATAAGCTATCTGATGTTGCCTACTTCCAGTGGCAACACAGCTGCAGAGCTAGGGGTGTTGAACAAAGTAGCCTCAAAGTTGTCTTCCGATCTAAAATTATCCATAAGGGAACATCTGACATAGTTATAAAGGCTTTAAAGGATGCTGCATACACACGTATTCCAGGATTTGCTGAGAAAGCAGTGTTCTCAATGGATAGCCGGGAGGGTCAAGCTATTCTTGGGACCGTCCACGGTAGTTCAACAGCCTGGATGCTTATTCAGCATAAAAAGCAGCTTGGGCTAAAAAGGATATCTGAGGTTGCAGTTTTTAGTTCCGGTACAGGTCACGAGTTTAGCAGACATATGCTTAGTCTAGCTACAACTATAAGTCTAAGGTTTACTATTATTGACGCCTAG